A section of the Ensifer adhaerens genome encodes:
- a CDS encoding PQQ-dependent sugar dehydrogenase produces MTPSQNTTFFLPILGLLVLISACSEENFDPQTQVGANPKLPEPQQYLFPPMHLASIVGWKKEETPAVAPGLKIAAFATGLQHPRAVYSLPNGDVLVVESKSPGTEPIRRPKDLVMGWIESLAAGGSGDAPSNRITLLRDADGDGVPEVKSVFIDHLDSPFGVALVENDLYVANTNAIMRFPYQTGQTEITATPVMLTALPGGPINHHWTKSLVASPDGTKLYVGVGSNSNITENGIQAEENRAAILEVDRASGAWRIFASGLRNPNGLTFEPTTKQLWTVVNERDELGPNLVPDYMTSVKEGGFYGWPYSYYGQHVDPRVMPQRPDLVGKALPPDYALGSHVAPLGLAFYTAEALPEKYRGGAFVGEHGSWNRQKFSGYKVVFVPFEAGHPSGKAEDVVTGFLNKDEHARGRPVGIGVDTKGALLIADDVGNTVWRVTSGS; encoded by the coding sequence ATGACACCGTCGCAAAACACCACCTTCTTCCTCCCCATCCTTGGGCTCCTCGTCCTTATTTCGGCCTGCAGCGAGGAGAATTTCGATCCTCAGACCCAGGTTGGCGCCAACCCGAAACTGCCCGAACCACAGCAATATCTCTTCCCGCCAATGCATCTTGCCTCGATCGTCGGCTGGAAAAAGGAAGAAACACCTGCCGTTGCGCCGGGCCTCAAGATCGCAGCATTTGCGACCGGCCTCCAGCATCCGCGCGCAGTCTATTCGCTGCCGAACGGGGACGTACTCGTGGTTGAATCCAAGTCTCCAGGCACGGAACCCATCCGCCGGCCTAAGGATCTTGTCATGGGCTGGATTGAATCGCTGGCAGCCGGCGGCAGCGGCGATGCGCCGAGCAACCGGATCACGCTACTTCGCGATGCCGATGGCGATGGTGTGCCGGAGGTCAAAAGCGTCTTCATCGATCATCTCGATTCCCCCTTCGGGGTCGCGCTCGTCGAAAATGACCTTTATGTCGCAAATACCAATGCGATCATGCGCTTCCCCTACCAGACCGGGCAGACCGAGATAACCGCCACGCCGGTAATGCTGACCGCGCTTCCAGGCGGCCCTATCAACCACCACTGGACCAAGAGCCTTGTTGCCAGCCCTGATGGCACCAAGCTTTATGTCGGTGTCGGCTCCAACAGCAACATCACGGAGAATGGCATTCAGGCCGAGGAAAATCGCGCCGCTATTTTGGAGGTCGATCGAGCGAGCGGGGCTTGGCGCATCTTTGCCAGTGGCCTTCGCAATCCCAACGGCCTCACATTCGAACCGACAACAAAACAGCTGTGGACGGTCGTGAATGAGCGCGACGAGCTTGGCCCGAACCTCGTACCGGACTACATGACTTCTGTTAAAGAAGGCGGCTTTTATGGGTGGCCCTATAGCTATTACGGCCAACATGTAGATCCACGTGTGATGCCCCAGCGACCCGATCTTGTGGGAAAGGCGTTGCCTCCCGACTATGCGCTTGGCTCCCACGTCGCCCCATTGGGGTTGGCGTTCTATACGGCCGAGGCCCTGCCGGAAAAGTATCGTGGCGGCGCCTTCGTTGGAGAACATGGCAGCTGGAACCGCCAGAAATTTAGCGGCTACAAGGTCGTCTTCGTGCCATTTGAGGCCGGGCATCCAAGCGGAAAGGCCGAGGATGTGGTGACCGGTTTTCTCAACAAGGACGAGCATGCCCGCGGTCGTCCTGTCGGCATTGGTGTCGATACCAAGGGTGCGCTGCTGATCGCCGATGATGTCGGCAATACGGTCTGGCGCGTGACGAGCGGATCATGA
- a CDS encoding DUF2231 domain-containing protein → MATSGNAHPRYAPHELIAAFAIGCMIGGLLTDIAYWKSAEFIWADFSTWLVSAAVVAAILAGVVALIDHLIFRSRRSGPRPLNVAAGIVVLVLLIFNMMIHSRDAWTSVVPWGLTLSAVTVLVVLLTGLWRIVELRRTDREIEP, encoded by the coding sequence ATGGCCACGTCCGGAAATGCCCACCCCCGCTATGCCCCTCACGAACTAATCGCGGCCTTTGCGATCGGCTGCATGATCGGCGGATTGTTGACGGATATCGCCTATTGGAAAAGCGCAGAGTTCATCTGGGCGGATTTTTCAACGTGGCTGGTCTCGGCCGCCGTCGTCGCGGCGATCCTTGCGGGCGTCGTTGCCCTCATCGATCATCTGATCTTCCGCTCACGAAGGAGCGGACCTCGTCCGCTCAATGTCGCAGCCGGCATCGTCGTCCTGGTGCTCCTTATTTTCAACATGATGATCCACAGCCGCGATGCCTGGACCTCCGTCGTGCCCTGGGGCCTGACACTTTCGGCAGTGACCGTTCTTGTTGTGCTACTGACGGGTCTCTGGCGGATCGTCGAGCTCCGCCGTACGGACCGGGAGATCGAGCCATGA
- a CDS encoding DUF6894 family protein, protein MPRYLFHIDLRGKTRRDSVGSVYANDSQAVANGRSVADRIAEDDRHLSVIVTVERAGGSVLARLTARKAMPPWQSPGSRFEHAWRELIGLDIGKLLS, encoded by the coding sequence ATGCCCCGATACCTTTTTCACATTGATCTTCGTGGAAAGACCCGTCGCGACAGCGTCGGCTCGGTTTACGCCAACGACAGCCAGGCGGTGGCCAATGGCAGGTCGGTTGCCGACAGGATCGCGGAGGACGACAGGCATCTAAGTGTGATCGTTACGGTCGAAAGGGCAGGCGGTTCCGTTCTGGCGCGTCTGACTGCCAGGAAGGCGATGCCACCCTGGCAGTCGCCAGGCTCAAGGTTTGAGCATGCCTGGAGGGAACTGATCGGACTGGATATCGGCAAACTGCTGAGCTAG
- a CDS encoding N-acetyltransferase family protein: protein MALLMTLHHHWDPKRFLAAGTDTKAFYGRWLQRQLEKPDVMVLAAEQEEAIVGYAYASVDGYDYMALRGPAGVVHDLFAEPEHRNQGIGRMLLDAVIAELQRRGANLIVLSTARRNDHASKNCHRCAQGFSRKRAPTRRRKHGLISVSAKYLGPPNERLRSADISLASTRRRGLRGRAQRTNCRGAHSAPG, encoded by the coding sequence ATGGCGCTGCTGATGACGCTCCACCACCATTGGGACCCAAAGCGCTTCCTCGCAGCGGGAACCGATACAAAGGCCTTCTATGGACGATGGCTGCAACGTCAGCTGGAAAAACCCGATGTCATGGTTCTTGCCGCCGAGCAGGAAGAAGCGATCGTCGGCTATGCCTATGCTTCGGTCGACGGATATGATTACATGGCGCTTCGAGGGCCTGCAGGTGTCGTGCACGATCTCTTTGCGGAACCGGAACATCGCAATCAGGGCATCGGCCGCATGCTGCTGGACGCGGTGATCGCAGAGTTGCAAAGGCGAGGTGCGAACCTGATCGTTCTTTCCACGGCACGCAGGAACGATCATGCGTCGAAAAACTGTCACCGCTGCGCGCAAGGATTCTCACGAAAAAGAGCACCAACGAGACGCCGAAAGCATGGACTTATTTCAGTGAGCGCTAAATACCTTGGGCCCCCGAATGAAAGATTGCGAAGTGCCGATATATCTCTCGCTTCGACCCGACGGCGCGGTCTGCGAGGCCGTGCTCAACGAACAAATTGCCGCGGAGCTCACAGCGCTCCCGGATGA
- a CDS encoding ferritin-like domain-containing protein, producing MKSLAEIFEHTLQDLYFAENAITKALPKVAEAAKSADLKKAAEEHLLETKDQIKKLELVFKSIGKTASGEKCDAIEGLIKEADGLMKEAEGTALDAGLLAACQAVEHYEIARYGSVREWAKDLGHDEAHKLLSEILDQEKATNNKLTNLAVTSINKTSGRSKAA from the coding sequence ATGAAATCGCTTGCCGAAATTTTCGAGCATACCCTGCAGGATCTCTATTTCGCTGAGAACGCCATTACCAAGGCGCTTCCTAAGGTCGCGGAGGCAGCCAAAAGCGCTGACCTGAAGAAGGCAGCCGAGGAGCACCTGTTGGAGACGAAAGACCAAATCAAAAAGCTGGAGCTGGTTTTCAAGTCCATCGGCAAGACGGCATCGGGCGAAAAATGCGACGCGATCGAAGGGTTGATCAAGGAGGCTGACGGCTTGATGAAAGAGGCTGAGGGCACGGCGCTCGACGCCGGTCTTCTGGCAGCCTGTCAGGCGGTCGAGCACTACGAGATCGCTCGCTACGGCTCGGTACGTGAATGGGCCAAGGACCTTGGCCATGACGAAGCGCACAAACTTCTCAGCGAGATCCTCGACCAGGAAAAGGCGACGAACAACAAGCTCACCAACCTGGCTGTAACCTCGATCAACAAGACGTCGGGGCGATCAAAGGCAGCCTGA
- a CDS encoding PHB depolymerase family esterase has product MTVNMRKSLSRMLRGQKKFRRLVEASLLRLPQKAGLRQRRVPRPGLVPVKEFGSNPGRLRMKLFVPRRLAAKPALVVVLHGCRQTPESLDAASGFSRLAAQRGFLLLYPQQRQENNTQRCFNWFRPSAIARDRGEIMSIRQMIDHTCRCHGADRSRVYLAGLSAGGAMTQALLAIYPQFFAGVAIFAGMAYGSARDAVSAVRQMKSGNSRSPVELGDAVRAVSPDHRAWPCAGMERTSTKCRFTF; this is encoded by the coding sequence ATGACGGTGAATATGCGAAAGTCCTTGTCGCGAATGCTGCGGGGGCAGAAAAAATTTCGCCGCCTCGTTGAGGCTTCGTTGTTACGGCTTCCGCAAAAAGCCGGTTTGAGGCAGCGCCGCGTTCCAAGACCGGGTCTCGTTCCTGTCAAAGAATTCGGCAGCAATCCTGGACGTCTCCGCATGAAACTCTTCGTGCCGAGGCGGCTCGCGGCCAAGCCTGCACTCGTTGTTGTCCTTCACGGTTGTCGTCAGACACCTGAAAGTCTGGATGCTGCCAGCGGATTTTCCAGGCTCGCCGCTCAAAGGGGGTTCCTTCTTCTTTATCCGCAGCAGCGACAGGAGAACAACACGCAACGCTGCTTCAACTGGTTTCGCCCAAGCGCCATCGCCCGCGACCGAGGTGAGATCATGTCCATCCGGCAAATGATCGACCATACATGCAGGTGTCATGGAGCCGATCGCTCGCGTGTCTACTTGGCTGGGCTTTCAGCAGGCGGCGCCATGACGCAAGCGTTGCTGGCAATCTATCCTCAATTTTTCGCCGGCGTGGCGATATTTGCTGGGATGGCTTATGGTTCGGCCAGGGACGCGGTATCGGCTGTGCGCCAGATGAAATCTGGCAATTCGCGATCGCCGGTCGAATTGGGTGACGCAGTGCGCGCCGTTTCCCCAGATCACAGGGCCTGGCCGTGCGCTGGGATGGAAAGAACAAGCACCAAGTGTCGCTTTACGTTTTAG
- a CDS encoding (2Fe-2S)-binding protein, producing the protein MHTTFNEVSLNRRTLIKGTLFDVASVPLADTVPAAAAPAVAPVDARDTSTVSLTINGQTYRLDVDGRASLLDALRDTAGLTGTKKGCDHGQCGACTVLVDGKRELSCMSFAVMKEGRTITTIEGLENPDGDLHPMQQAFIDYDAFQCGYCTPGQILSAIACVKEGHAKSDDEIREYMSGNLCRCAAYPNIVAAIRQARDKMES; encoded by the coding sequence ATGCACACGACCTTCAACGAAGTCTCCCTGAACCGTCGCACCCTGATCAAAGGAACTTTGTTCGACGTGGCTTCCGTTCCACTTGCAGACACGGTTCCCGCGGCAGCGGCGCCTGCAGTCGCTCCCGTGGATGCCCGCGATACCTCGACCGTCTCACTCACGATCAACGGGCAGACTTATCGGCTGGACGTAGACGGGCGAGCATCACTGCTCGACGCATTGCGCGACACTGCGGGTCTGACAGGCACCAAGAAGGGGTGCGACCACGGCCAATGCGGTGCCTGCACCGTCCTGGTCGATGGCAAGCGTGAACTATCCTGCATGAGTTTCGCGGTCATGAAGGAAGGCAGGACTATCACCACGATCGAGGGGCTGGAGAATCCCGACGGTGACTTGCACCCGATGCAGCAAGCCTTCATTGATTACGACGCATTCCAGTGCGGCTATTGTACACCCGGCCAGATCCTGTCCGCGATCGCCTGTGTCAAGGAAGGCCATGCGAAGTCGGATGACGAAATTCGCGAATATATGAGCGGCAATCTCTGTCGATGCGCTGCCTACCCAAACATCGTCGCCGCCATCAGGCAAGCTCGCGACAAGATGGAGTCGTGA
- a CDS encoding FAD binding domain-containing protein yields MLPFTHAKPSTSEDAVSLVLGSDRGQATRARTQFVAGGTNMTDYMKLGVARPGQLVDLNGLEDGAFRQIKVSPSEIRLGALVHMSEVEDHPEIQKLLPVLTDSLRLAASRQIRNMATIGGNILQRTRCEYFRETSWPCNKRNPGSGCAALEGFNRQHAVLGGSSSCIATYHGDLAQALVALDATVEVHGARGRRRLAFADLHRLPGETPEIETTIRADEIITSLTFPIAPWMARSTYLKIRDRQSYAFALASAAVVLDLDGTIVREARIALGGLATVPWRAREAEAELQGKPLDEETCARAAKVAFADATPRKDNGFKIALGRQTLVRALLETRDMRI; encoded by the coding sequence ATGCTGCCCTTCACTCATGCCAAGCCATCAACCAGCGAAGATGCCGTGAGCCTCGTTCTCGGGTCGGATCGGGGCCAAGCGACCCGCGCCCGTACTCAATTTGTCGCCGGCGGCACCAATATGACCGACTATATGAAGCTCGGTGTCGCACGGCCTGGTCAACTCGTCGATCTCAATGGTCTTGAAGACGGCGCCTTTCGCCAAATTAAGGTCTCACCGAGCGAGATCCGGCTCGGTGCGCTGGTGCACATGTCCGAGGTTGAGGATCATCCCGAGATCCAGAAGCTTTTACCGGTGCTGACCGATAGCCTGCGTCTGGCCGCCAGCCGCCAGATCCGCAATATGGCGACGATCGGCGGCAATATCCTGCAGCGGACGCGTTGCGAATATTTCCGGGAGACCTCCTGGCCCTGCAACAAGCGCAATCCCGGCTCCGGTTGCGCTGCCCTTGAGGGCTTCAATCGTCAGCATGCTGTCCTTGGCGGCAGTTCGTCGTGCATAGCGACCTATCACGGTGACTTGGCTCAAGCACTGGTCGCCCTTGATGCAACCGTCGAGGTTCACGGGGCGCGGGGTCGACGCCGGCTTGCATTTGCAGACCTTCACCGCCTGCCGGGTGAGACCCCGGAAATCGAAACGACCATCCGTGCTGACGAGATCATCACTTCGCTCACCTTTCCGATCGCTCCCTGGATGGCGCGATCGACCTATCTGAAAATCCGTGATCGGCAGTCCTATGCCTTTGCCCTTGCATCAGCCGCAGTCGTGCTCGATCTTGACGGGACAATTGTGCGCGAAGCGCGCATTGCGCTTGGCGGCCTTGCTACAGTGCCCTGGCGTGCGCGGGAAGCGGAGGCCGAACTGCAAGGTAAGCCGCTCGACGAAGAGACCTGCGCCCGCGCGGCGAAGGTTGCCTTCGCTGACGCCACACCACGAAAAGACAACGGGTTCAAGATCGCGCTCGGCCGGCAAACATTGGTCCGCGCCTTACTTGAGACCCGGGACATGAGGATCTGA
- a CDS encoding xanthine dehydrogenase family protein molybdopterin-binding subunit — protein MVDAAPTPKENMGQPVPRIDARLKVTGGARYPADIPVSNLAYGVLVTSTIARGRITALDVEAARATPGIIAVLTENEVKGRIAKPEFGGSNATSIAPLQGADIAHDGEIIALVVGETFEAAREGAMLVHVDYAKETPSTSLYSQGAETVAAVDASKRFKEDPKVGNFDENLAASQVKIEADYFMPTQHHNPIELFSTTAAWNGDELVVYEPSQNVTGWKIEIAKQLKIDPERVRVVSPFIGGAFGSKGPITPRTALVAYAAKLLGRPVRCVVSRMQSFTTMTYRAETRHHIEIGATQDGRITAFKHEGFEVTSRPDPYLVGGTTATALMYNYGSVLTKVSLVKTDRPTPGYMRSPPETPYVYALENAMDEMAVALNMDPVEFRRINDTMVEPIKHRRFTSRSLMTCFDAAASEFRWSERKSEPGSMREGDWLIGMGCATAIYPTNIAPCAVRVRLTADGRVRVQTASHEIGTGIRTVAAQVAAERLGVATEMVDIEMGDTILPPAPVAGGSNSTASVCSAIMKACDEILDQLFYSASSSKEGALSKARVDEMKVANGEVVSERASEKIADILSRSGEGAIEQYTEFLPEGASPQGVSNLYKGKLEMIGGESGKQAIRFAFGAEFVEVWVHKHTREIRVPRIVGAFAGGRIINPKTARSQLMGGMIWGISSALHEATEFDHREARVVNRDLQDYLVPVNADIKEVTVILVPEVDDKVNPAGVKGLGELGNVGTAAAIASAVYNATGKRVRDLPIRVDTLIGEA, from the coding sequence ATGGTCGATGCTGCCCCGACACCGAAGGAAAATATGGGCCAACCGGTCCCACGCATCGATGCCAGGCTGAAGGTGACGGGCGGCGCCCGCTACCCTGCCGATATTCCCGTCTCCAATCTCGCCTATGGCGTTCTGGTAACAAGCACGATCGCTCGCGGGAGGATCACCGCTCTTGATGTCGAGGCGGCCCGCGCCACACCGGGCATAATCGCGGTTCTCACCGAAAACGAGGTCAAGGGACGCATTGCCAAACCGGAGTTCGGCGGCTCGAACGCGACCTCCATTGCACCGCTCCAGGGTGCCGATATAGCCCATGACGGCGAGATCATCGCGCTCGTGGTCGGCGAAACTTTTGAAGCAGCGCGCGAAGGGGCCATGCTCGTTCACGTCGACTATGCCAAGGAAACCCCAAGCACCAGCCTTTATTCCCAAGGCGCAGAAACAGTGGCTGCCGTTGATGCTTCCAAACGCTTCAAGGAGGACCCAAAGGTTGGAAACTTCGATGAGAACCTTGCGGCCTCGCAGGTGAAGATTGAAGCGGACTACTTCATGCCGACCCAGCATCACAACCCGATTGAGCTGTTCTCGACCACGGCCGCCTGGAACGGAGATGAGCTCGTCGTTTATGAGCCGAGCCAGAATGTTACGGGCTGGAAGATCGAGATCGCCAAACAACTGAAAATTGATCCCGAGCGCGTTCGCGTGGTCAGCCCCTTCATCGGCGGCGCTTTTGGATCAAAGGGACCGATTACGCCGCGCACGGCGCTGGTCGCCTATGCCGCCAAACTGCTTGGCCGGCCCGTCCGTTGCGTCGTCTCGCGTATGCAAAGCTTCACCACAATGACCTACCGTGCCGAGACCCGCCACCACATCGAGATTGGCGCCACGCAGGATGGCAGGATTACGGCATTCAAGCACGAAGGTTTTGAAGTCACCTCGCGTCCTGACCCCTATCTTGTTGGCGGAACGACAGCGACCGCGCTGATGTATAATTATGGCTCGGTCCTCACCAAGGTCTCATTGGTCAAGACCGATCGTCCGACGCCCGGCTACATGCGCTCTCCACCTGAGACGCCCTATGTCTATGCCCTGGAAAATGCCATGGACGAAATGGCCGTCGCTCTCAACATGGATCCTGTCGAGTTTCGACGGATCAACGATACGATGGTCGAACCGATCAAACATCGCAGGTTCACCAGCCGCTCTCTGATGACGTGTTTCGATGCTGCAGCGAGCGAATTCCGTTGGTCGGAGCGCAAGTCCGAGCCGGGTTCGATGCGTGAGGGTGACTGGTTGATCGGAATGGGTTGCGCTACGGCGATCTATCCGACCAATATAGCGCCTTGCGCAGTCCGCGTTCGCCTGACAGCCGATGGAAGGGTCCGGGTTCAGACTGCTTCGCATGAAATTGGCACCGGCATTCGTACGGTAGCAGCGCAGGTCGCAGCCGAAAGACTGGGCGTCGCAACAGAAATGGTCGATATTGAAATGGGCGATACGATCCTTCCGCCAGCGCCTGTCGCGGGCGGGTCAAACTCGACCGCAAGCGTGTGCTCCGCGATCATGAAGGCCTGCGACGAGATCCTTGACCAGCTGTTCTATAGCGCATCGAGCAGCAAGGAAGGCGCACTCTCGAAAGCCAGGGTCGACGAAATGAAGGTAGCGAACGGCGAGGTCGTCTCTGAAAGGGCCAGCGAAAAGATCGCCGATATCTTAAGCCGCAGCGGCGAGGGCGCGATCGAACAATATACGGAATTCCTGCCGGAAGGCGCGAGCCCTCAAGGCGTCTCCAATCTCTACAAGGGCAAGCTTGAGATGATCGGTGGCGAAAGCGGTAAACAGGCGATTCGTTTCGCCTTTGGCGCCGAGTTCGTCGAGGTGTGGGTACACAAGCACACGCGTGAGATCCGCGTCCCAAGGATTGTGGGTGCGTTTGCCGGCGGAAGGATCATCAATCCGAAAACAGCGCGCAGCCAACTCATGGGTGGCATGATCTGGGGCATTTCGTCTGCCTTGCATGAGGCGACCGAGTTTGATCATCGCGAGGCCCGCGTCGTCAATCGGGATCTGCAGGACTATCTCGTGCCGGTCAATGCCGACATCAAGGAGGTCACGGTTATCCTCGTGCCCGAGGTCGACGACAAGGTTAATCCCGCCGGTGTGAAGGGCCTTGGAGAACTCGGCAATGTCGGTACAGCCGCAGCCATTGCGAGTGCCGTCTACAATGCAACCGGTAAGCGGGTACGGGATCTACCCATCCGGGTCGACACGTTAATCGGGGAGGCTTGA
- a CDS encoding ATPase domain-containing protein, protein MDKSVSATAKTGVEGLDDILSGGLSRRHVFLLEGAPGTGKTTVALQFLQEGALLGEKCLYITLSETEEELRDSALSHGMEIHDNIKIFELVPPESLLNEEQQQSLLYSSDLELGETTKMIFEAFERVQPSRVVLDSLSEIRLLAQSSLRYRRQILALKHFFAKTGATVLLLDDMTSDSLDKTVHSVVHGVIHLEQLAPNYGSERRRLRITKYRGQAYRGGYHDFTIRTGGVSVFPRLRAIEHRTEFKRTTLTSGISELDALLGGGIERGSSTLLIGPAGTGKSLFALQFVDAAVKRGERAALFIFDEELGLLFERTKALGFDLENHQREGLIHIEQLDAAELSPGEFAQRVRDRVASFEAKTVIIDSINGYQASMPEENALILHMHELLQYLNRQGVNTFVTVAQHGLVGDMKSPVDVTYLADAVILLRYFEALGKVRRAISVIKKRTGKHEETIREFRIGKGGLSLGEPLSDFQGVLRGVPTFVGNKQPLLQSDEGEDHSK, encoded by the coding sequence ATGGACAAAAGCGTTTCGGCGACGGCAAAAACAGGGGTCGAGGGTCTGGATGATATTCTCTCGGGAGGACTTTCGCGTCGTCATGTGTTTCTGCTGGAGGGGGCGCCCGGTACGGGAAAGACAACTGTCGCGCTGCAGTTCCTCCAGGAGGGAGCGCTGCTTGGCGAGAAGTGTCTGTACATCACGCTGTCGGAGACCGAGGAAGAACTGCGCGACAGTGCGCTCTCGCACGGGATGGAAATCCATGACAACATCAAGATTTTCGAGCTTGTTCCGCCTGAAAGCCTGTTGAACGAGGAACAGCAGCAAAGCTTGCTCTACTCGTCGGATCTTGAACTCGGCGAGACCACGAAGATGATCTTCGAGGCCTTTGAGAGAGTGCAGCCCAGCCGCGTCGTCCTCGACAGCCTGTCAGAAATCAGGCTGCTTGCCCAAAGCTCCCTGCGCTATCGGCGGCAGATCCTGGCTTTGAAGCATTTTTTTGCCAAGACGGGCGCAACCGTGCTTCTGCTCGACGACATGACCTCAGACAGTCTCGATAAGACCGTGCACAGCGTCGTGCATGGAGTAATCCATCTCGAGCAGCTGGCGCCAAACTACGGTTCGGAAAGACGTCGCCTGAGGATCACCAAATACCGTGGCCAGGCCTACCGCGGCGGTTATCATGACTTCACGATCAGGACCGGGGGTGTATCGGTCTTTCCGCGTTTGCGCGCCATCGAGCACCGAACGGAGTTCAAGCGCACGACCCTGACGAGCGGCATCTCCGAACTCGATGCGCTGTTGGGTGGTGGCATCGAGCGGGGATCGAGCACGCTGCTCATTGGTCCGGCGGGCACGGGCAAGAGTTTGTTTGCTTTGCAATTCGTTGACGCTGCCGTCAAGCGCGGCGAACGGGCGGCACTTTTCATTTTTGACGAAGAACTGGGGCTGCTTTTCGAGCGAACGAAGGCGCTGGGGTTCGACCTGGAGAACCATCAACGGGAGGGCCTGATCCATATCGAGCAACTCGATGCTGCCGAACTCTCGCCCGGCGAGTTCGCTCAGCGCGTGCGCGACCGGGTTGCAAGTTTTGAGGCGAAGACCGTCATCATCGATAGCATCAATGGCTATCAGGCCTCCATGCCCGAGGAAAACGCGCTCATCCTTCATATGCATGAATTGCTGCAATATCTGAACCGTCAAGGCGTGAACACCTTTGTAACGGTGGCCCAACATGGCCTCGTTGGCGACATGAAGTCGCCGGTCGACGTGACCTACCTCGCCGATGCCGTTATCCTGCTACGCTACTTCGAGGCTCTTGGCAAAGTCAGGCGGGCTATTTCCGTCATCAAGAAGCGTACAGGCAAGCACGAGGAAACCATTCGGGAATTCCGCATCGGCAAGGGTGGGCTCTCGCTCGGCGAACCCCTTTCGGACTTCCAGGGTGTCTTGCGAGGCGTACCGACCTTTGTTGGCAACAAACAGCCGCTTTTACAGTCTGATGAGGGGGAGGACCATTCCAAATAG